The Salvia miltiorrhiza cultivar Shanhuang (shh) chromosome 1, IMPLAD_Smil_shh, whole genome shotgun sequence genome has a window encoding:
- the LOC131017200 gene encoding uncharacterized protein LOC131017200, whose protein sequence is MSRAVVVGGVALHDLAIHVQLDMEGNSTAAVEETNQGGCDTNNSNINNHYGFCAICLDKIVLQETALVKGCEHAYCVNCILLWASCKKEPTCPQCKKPFEFLNIHRALDGSIQDYIFEESVCLLLRASWFKPLVEVVKEELEIVEECYYDDEEDEYPDEYYLGRSSSLCIGNRRWGDNGYVSAGRQEARPFHSSSIHDSGAGSSRQPKKKETPTKEMVGRRAKRALKREAADKAAAAKHQQHLARFGRK, encoded by the exons ATGTCTCGAGCCGTTGTAGTCGGCGGTGTAGCTCTTCATGATCTCGCCATCCATGTCCAG CTTGACATGGAGGGGAACTCGACAGCAGCGGTGGAGGAGACTAACCAAGGGGGTTGTGACACTAACAATAGTAACATCAATAACCATTACGGATTTTGTGCAATATGTTTGGATAAAATAGTACTCCAAGAAACTGCACTTGTAAAAGGTTGCGAGCATGCCTACTG TGTGAATTGCATCTTGCTATGGGCCTCTTGCAAAAAGGAACCAACATGCCCTCAGTGTAAAAAGCCATTTGAGTTCCTTAATATTCACCGTGCTCTTGATGGAAG CATCCAGGATTATATCTTCGAGGAGAGTGTATGCCTTCTTCTAAGAGCGTCTTGGTTTAAGCCTTTGGTTGAAGTGGTGAAAGAAGAGTTGGAGATAGTAGAAGAGTGTTACTATGATGATGAGGAAGATGAATATCCAGATGAGTATTATTTGGGTAGATCCTCAAGTCTCTGTATTGGTAATCGTCGATGGGGAGACAATGGATATGTTAGTGCAGGAAGACAAGAAGCACGGCCATTTCACTCCTCTTCTATCCATGATTCAGGTGCTGGTTCATCTCGTCAGCCCAAGAAGAAAGAGACTCCTACTAAAGAGATGGTTGGGCGGCGTGCAAAAAGGGCTTTGAAGCGAGAGGCTGCTGACAAGGCTGCTGCAGCCAAGCACCAGCAACATCTAGCGAGGTTTGGCCGCAAGTAG
- the LOC131017192 gene encoding uncharacterized protein LOC131017192 has translation MDSFFSGVVEIHVHHARNIHNICIYEKQDVYAKFSLTCNPDHTVSTRIINGGGRNPDFNDNLAIDISHPDAVLKCEIWMLSRAKNFMDDQLLGFVLVPISSLSANATLTQDFHLSSTDLFHSPAGTIKLSLFLNANTPTNPNPNPNPNPYPNPNPTPFVATSQLLSQDTIISDDYCRIEFPDVSVVDQNQQMVSEYFAKNGAPLRPWADGSFLRLGAAPEDYEMVANSSDESSSVQNSGMTSLSDDRNSADSMEKKGKKSEEENEESAMQQQIVDMYMRSMQQFTESLAKMKLPMDLEKAEGDVIHDESEKMSKDNNNDNNNNNNCRVFYGSRAFF, from the coding sequence ATGGATTCCTTCTTCTCTGGGGTTGTTGAAATCCATGTTCATCACGCGAGGAACATCCACAACATATGCATCTACGAGAAGCAGGATGTGTATGCCAAGTTCTCTCTGACCTGCAACCCCGACCACACCGTCTCCACCAGGATCATCAACGGCGGGGGGAGGAACCCCGACTTCAACGACAACCTGGCCATCGACATCAGCCACCCGGATGCTGTGCTCAAATGTGAAATCTGGATGCTCAGCAGGGCCAAGAACTTCATGGATGATCAGCTCCTTGGATTTGTATTAGTCCCAATCTCTTCCCTCTCTGCTAATGCAACCCTCACTCAGGATTTCCATCTCTCCTCCACTGATCTCTTTCACTCCCCTGCTGGCACCATCAAGCTCTCACTTTTCTTGAATGCAAACACTCCCACCAATCCCAATCCCAATCCCAATCCCAATCCCTATCCCAATCCCAATCCCACCCCTTTTGTTGCAACTTCACAGCTTCTCTCCCAAGACACCATCATCTCCGATGACTACTGCAGGATCGAGTTCCCTGACGTCAGCGTGGTCGATCAGAACCAGCAGATGGTGTCGGAGTACTTCGCCAAGAATGGAGCTCCCCTGAGGCCGTGGGCGGACGGCTCGTTCCTCCGCCTAGGGGCCGCGCCCGAGGACTACGAGATGGTGGCCAACTCCTCGGACGAGAGCAGCAGTGTCCAGAACTCGGGCATGACGAGCTTGAGCGATGATCGGAACTCGGCGGACTCGATGGAGAAGAAGGGGAAAAAGAGTGAGGAGGAGAATGAGGAATCGGCAATGCAGCAGCAGATAGTTGATATGTATATGAGGAGCATGCAGCAGTTCACGGAGTCCCTCGCTAAGATGAAGCTGCCCATGGATTTGGAGAAGGCTGAGGGAGATGTGATTCATGATGAGAGTGAGAAGATGAGCaaggataataataatgataacaataataataataattgcagGGTGTTCTATGGCAGCAGGGCttttttctaa
- the LOC131024483 gene encoding hydroxyproline O-arabinosyltransferase RDN2-like produces MNTKKNVGRASPFLLVLLSFGFFLATYNLLILVMHKTSRGVTEELHDPVVRKPDEVREGTGAKFHVALTATDAPYSKWQCRIMYYWYKKMRDMPGSDMGGFTRVLHSGNPDNLMEEIPTVVVDPLPEGLDRGYIVLNRPWAFVQWLEKATIEEEYILMAEPDHVFVNPLPNLARGDHPAAFPFFYIKPTENEKIIRKYYPEDKGPVSNVDPIGNSPVIVKKSILEKIAPTWMNVSLRMKDDPETDKAFGWVLEMYGYAVASALHGVRHILRKDFMLQPPWDLEIGQKFIIHYTYGCDYNMKGELTYGKIGEWRFDKRSHLRGPPPRNIPLPPPGVPESVVRLVKAVNEASANIPNWDTL; encoded by the exons ATGAATACTAAGAAGAATGTGGGGCGTGCATCGCCCTTTTTGTTGGTGTTGTTGTCGTTTGGTTTCTTCCTAGCAACGTACAATTTGTTGATTTTGGTAATGCACAAGACTAGTAGGGGTGTTACGGAGGAGTTGCATGATCCAGTTGTTAGGAAGCCTGATGAGGTGAGGGAGGGCACTGGTGCAAAATTTCATGTTGCTTTGACAGCCACTGATGCGCCTTATAGCAAATGGCAATGCCGGATTATGTACTATTGGTacaagaaaatgagggatatGCCAGGATCAGATATGGGGGGCTTTACTAGGGTTTTGCACTCGGGGAATCCTGATAACTTGATGGAGGAGATTCCGACTGTTGTTGTAGATCCTCTTCCGGAAGGGCTTGATCGG GGTTACATTGTTTTAAACAGACCTTGGGCATTCGTGCAGTGGCTGGAGAAAGCCACAATAGAGGAAGA ATATATTCTAATGGCAGAACCTGATCATGTTTTTGTCAATCCGTTGCCAAATTTGGCTCGTGGAGATCATCCAGCTGCATTCCCATTTTTCTACATAAAACCAactgaaaatgagaaaattataagaaaatattatcCTGAAGATAAAGGCCCAGTGTCCAATGTTGATCCAATTGGCAACTCTCCTGTAATTGTAAAGAAG tcgattttggagaaaattgCACCCACATGGATGAATGTATCTTTGCGAATGAAAGATGATCCAGAGACTGATAAGGCTTTTGGATGGGTTTTGGAAAT GTACGGTTATGCAGTTGCATCTGCTTTGCATGGAGTACGGCATATCCTTCGGAAGGACTTCATGCTACAG CCTCCATGGGATTTGGAAATTGGCCAGAAGTTTATCATTCATTATACATATGGATGTGATTACAACATGAAG GGGGAATTGACTTATGGGAAGATTGGAGAATGGAGATTTGACAAGAGATCTCATCTGCGTGGTCCTCCCCCAAGAAATATCCCATTACCTCCTCCAGGCGTTCCTgaaagtgtg GTGAGGCTTGTGAAAGCAGTGAACGAAGCTAGTGCAAACATTCCTAACTGGGACACACTGTGA